From Anastrepha obliqua isolate idAnaObli1 chromosome 3, idAnaObli1_1.0, whole genome shotgun sequence:
ccttaattattattttcctaTTCATATACAGGGTGGAATCACCTTATTTAATACACAAATAACttggatatatacatatatgtataatccgTTCATCTTCACTCCAGcaacattcttgaaatttttaggggttgttgtagcagcatatacattccccgtgcatatacgaggaatgctgctgaagtgacagtccttggccggatatccgggtcgttccggtaacgtagaaccgactgttgtaGGAACGAATTTTTACGAGTGTTtaatgctgctacaataacaccCAATTCTTTCTCTCCCTTcctatatatagatatatgtatatacatatataacattgGCATATCATACTTCCGTTTGAAATTGATAGTTCGGTATAAGAATTTCTGTGATTTTGAATCTATAGAATGGTTTCAGAACTGCTCTTCATAACCAGATAACTAGCCTTTGAATCTGTTACATACAAGGCTAACAAAGTAATATGTCAGTGTACCTGTATCATGAATATACTCAATCCTTGAAAAATTCCTCCGATGGTGAGGTCTACGCTATGAGAATGGCCGACATTTAAATTCCATCAAGGAGTGACCGAGTTCCACATTTGCTTTACTATTTACACTTACCCGACCGCTTACAGGTCTCTGTCGGTAGGTCTCAAGTGGGTATACATTCCATACAAACTCATGCGTTATCCAACCCATGAAATATCCACTTTATCGTGAATTGTTATTACGAATTCCTCTTGAAATTGATTTCTTGCTGGTGGAATGCTTCCAAAAAATActaagaaataaatgcaaattcgGAAACCTCCCTTCTGATTTTATTGCTATGGGGAGCGAATGTTTATTGTgccacatttcaaaaataaaattgcaaataaatattaaacctGCGGCGTAACAGTTcactattacaaattttatgaattacGTCTTGTAAAATCATTAGCTGGCTTgacattacatatttttttaattcacattaTTTTTTGCGTTACTTAATGCTGCAGTTCGATAATTTGCTTGTAAGTTTCTCGCCCTCGGGTGTGAGAAGGAAGTTTTCTTTCCAAACAGCAACACCGTCggcatttgtttttaaatctacAGAAAGTTTCTCCCACACCTTCGAatacacaaaatattattaaacatttagcaataagtaataataaattGTACCTTCTTTTTGGGATTCAATTGTTCGTCTGGGTTGCCATCATAACCTTCGAATGCCAATCGACTACCAGGTGCTGCGCTGGCTGGAACAATAATGGGTTCCACCACAGTGTGATCGGGGCTATAAAAATACCTAgttaaatatctttaaaatgcTTTACTATTTCCTTAATACTTTGACGTGCATAGCACCATGCCTTCAGAAAGTATGCCACGCATTTTAGATGGTTTAAGATTGCACAGGACCGCAACTAATCGTTGATCTAACTCCTCAATTGTGACAAACTTCACCAACCCGCTAATAATAGTACGTGGTTGTGCTTCGTTTAAGTCAATCTTCAAAACATACAAAGTGTCTGCGTCGGGATGACGAGAAACTTCCGCAATCTTGCCAACGCGTATATCTAGACGATGCGGACCGTCTTCTTCTGGTGCTGCCACATTATTCGCATTCACACCTTTGGCCTTACTTGGTGCTGGATAGGCAGCTGCACTGAGTTTTCTGCATCATAGATATAATTATGTGCcatttaatttaaatcaaaattatgttaatGGCAAGCAAATTCTTACTGCAATTCTGGACTTTCGAAAGTTTTTCTAATTGGCTCTAAAAGCTTATTAATGTATTTTTCAACGGAACCTTTCAAGTCTCCAGGATGTAACTCGTTGTCGGCAAAACTTTTCTCTAAGTCGGCGTAGTTGTGGAATGTGACATCACCTCCAAATTCCGCTGGGCGATTTACAGAAAAGCctaaatgaaaatatgaaagtaATTGATATTACAAAAACATTATCTACCATCTTCTGTATGTACCTTGACTGGTTGTAAACCACTGTTAaggaaattaataatatttaataccaACCTTCTCCCTCTTTGAAAAGCGAAAACAGCACATGTTTGACGAATGACAAAAGACCATTGTCCGCAATATTTCCAGGCTCGCAGAAGGCTTTCTTTagcttctttttaacatttgcgGGCGAATCTAAAAGGTCAATTTTTGAATCCTCTTCCGAAGATGACATCTTGCCGCCTGCTAAACCCGGTACTGTAATTGATATATATTAGAaattttctctcaaaaattaagttttcataCCCATAGGATTCATAAAATGTATACGCTTTTCATAGCCTAACTGTGGCAAATATTTTTCcgagaaagtgaaaattttacgCTGATCAACACCTCCAAATTGTGCATCCACCTTTAGGTATTCTTCATCTAAAGCTTGCAATCCTGGATAAAGTAAGCCCGAAAGTAATGGGTATTCTATTTGCTTTACCACTTCAGCGCCAGCTTTTCTTGCATCGTGCTGCGTCACTACCGAGCTTAGTCTGTATACGTCCAACGTATATTCTCTTGAGAGCTGATAGTCAGTACCTCTAACGAACTTCAGCTTCTCCAATGGAACGTCTATTGAGCTCAACATAGCTTTGATGACAGCTTCGTAATATTTTGTACGGAGCTCTAGCAGCGCCCATGGCGCCTTCATATTATCGAGGTAACCATGCAAATCAGCAAAGAGTATAGTAACCTAATggcataaaaaaaagtaaaaggtgtgacagttaaatttaatttggaggAAGTGTTCAAAACGAATTTATACGCTTGGTAATGTTagtaaaatttccaatttcattACCTCACAGCCGGCCTTGAGGAAATCGGCAACTTTTGACATAGGCACAAAGTAGGCTACATGTGGTTTGCCTGTAGTCGCTGTGCCCCAATAGATTTTCAGATCACGCTCTTTGAGTACCGCATTTAATTTGTCCTCGCCCAGTGTTTCCTGCAGATTGCGGGTGATTAATTGCTTCTTTTCTTCAGGTGTTAATTCAACCATTTCGAtaattatctttttatttaatgccTATGAGTCAAAACACTTTCGCAAAAAGACAGAACCGATTGCAATGCAACACATGCAAAATAAACGTCAGCAACTTTTGACACTTTTCAGCTCTTCTTCAATTTGACCGAGCTGCCaagtacatttacattttttttattgtaggaCCAAATCAAACTTTTCCGAATAAAGTAAGGCTCCAGCAGTGGATTCTGGTAGAAGGGCAAAATAAAATGTAGGTGTATCGGTGTCTACAAGTTAAAgtctttttgcttattttaatgTGTGCGATGCTGCGGGAGTGATAGCCCTTAGCCTTAgcttataaattaatttaccgTCAAGTaggacccgatttacacgaggagacatctggaagggagacactggaaattctcttttgatgtttcattcgcgtacacacgggcaaaaatgtttccgcgacattttgacatttaatactttagcatcgtctggttcggatgtattctagcacgcgcttacatgtaaagcagagagcgttcgacaacagtttcttaaatatatgaatgaaaaatgcaaactggttaaataataaataatttgttgttttttttattgaaatatatttataaattcttatacttgaataaaaaaaattaaattaaaaatacttcatatgtaaataattaacttaaaattaacttgagtatctagaaatgcagggaaaaattagaaatcaacataaacatgtcccataactattttaaattatacctatattaatttactagcaaaaataatcgtgcatttcccaagcagcgttcgaatgtttgtcatcgttgttatcttccgtttgtatgaaaaccaacacataacttagaactttcttccacaaaagaagaaaacgaatgaagcaactgtcaaaaattgctttaagataagaaatacgaataagaagagcaaagcgtgtcgccgagtacgggagacaaaatcccttctctcttccccgaccgtccttcgccccggaacaaaatgtttcccttccagatgtctcctcgtgtaaatcgggtatagttgaaattctttgcttcaaataattataacaattgtGAATAGTCGCGATTGCGATTTCACAATtcagaatgtaaacaaaaaacatctGATTGAAAGACACAATTCCCCTTTTTATTTTGCAGGAGGTGTGATTGTTGCGTTTATTTACGAAATAGTAACCAAAACACGTGCAGATAAGCATTCGCTTTACATTTTGCCCGTGTTCATTTGTATTGGCTGCGTGAAGTAAAGGCAAAATTAGCAACTAAACAAAAGTGAATTAAAATGCCGGTGGtagatacaaatgctttggttaaACTCCAGAAGGATATCGAACGAGTGCgcaatatttgcattttggCACATGTAGATCATGGCAAGACAACACTTGCGGATTCATTGGTAGCTAGTAATGGCTTAATTTCACAACGTTTGGCAGGTAGGCTGCGTTACCTGGACACGCGTCAAGATGAACAGGAACGCGGTATTACTATGAAGAGTAGCAGCATATCGCTGTACTACCGTGGCGGTGCGGACCATCCTGACAATGAGAAAGATTATCTTGTTAATCTGATTGATTCGCCGGGACATGTTGACTTTTCCAGTGAAGTATCCACGGCTGTGCGATTATGCGACGGCGCCATTGTAGTGGTAAGTTATAAAAATCAACAGATATAGGAAAATATTGTACTGATATGCATTCCTCTTCAAGGTCGATGT
This genomic window contains:
- the LOC129242340 gene encoding tyrosine--tRNA ligase, cytoplasmic; the protein is MVELTPEEKKQLITRNLQETLGEDKLNAVLKERDLKIYWGTATTGKPHVAYFVPMSKVADFLKAGCEVTILFADLHGYLDNMKAPWALLELRTKYYEAVIKAMLSSIDVPLEKLKFVRGTDYQLSREYTLDVYRLSSVVTQHDARKAGAEVVKQIEYPLLSGLLYPGLQALDEEYLKVDAQFGGVDQRKIFTFSEKYLPQLGYEKRIHFMNPMVPGLAGGKMSSSEEDSKIDLLDSPANVKKKLKKAFCEPGNIADNGLLSFVKHVLFSLFKEGEGFSVNRPAEFGGDVTFHNYADLEKSFADNELHPGDLKGSVEKYINKLLEPIRKTFESPELQKLSAAAYPAPSKAKGVNANNVAAPEEDGPHRLDIRVGKIAEVSRHPDADTLYVLKIDLNEAQPRTIISGLVKFVTIEELDQRLVAVLCNLKPSKMRGILSEGMVLCTSNPDHTVVEPIIVPASAAPGSRLAFEGYDGNPDEQLNPKKKVWEKLSVDLKTNADGVAVWKENFLLTPEGEKLTSKLSNCSIK